In the genome of Streptomyces aquilus, the window GTCACCGGGGCGGCGGGCAACGGCTCCCCGTCCGCGGAGCCGCGCCGCACGGGATGGCTGTACGCCCTCGTCGCCGCCCTCGCGATCGCCGTCGCCGGACGCCTCATGGGCCGCCTCGACTGGCCCGACGCCTGGACCGTGCGGATCGCCGAGCCCGTCAACCGCGCCGTCGACTGGATGACCGACCACCTCTACTCCGGCGTCCCCGTCGTCGGCGGCACCGCCGACTGGGCCGCCCACTTCACCACCTGGGTCCTCAACCCGCTCCGGGACGGACTGACCTGGCTGCCCTGGTGGTCGGTGCTGCTGGTGGTCGCCGCCCTGGCCTGGCTGATCGGCACCTGGCAGACCGCGCTCACCGCGGTCCTCGCCATGGCCGCGATCGGCGTCCTGGGCGTCTGGACGCCGGCCCTCGACACCCTCTCCCAGGTCCTCGCCGCCGTCGCCGTCACCCTGGTCATCGGCTTCGCGACCGGCATCGCCGCGGCCCGCAGCGACCGCCTCGAACGGGCCCTGCGCCCCGTCCTGGACGTCTTCCAGACGATGCCGCAGTTCGTCTATCTCATCCCGGTCGTCGCCCTGTTCGGCGTCGGCCGTGCCCCCGCCGTCGCCGCGGCCGTCGTCTACGCGCTGCCCGCCGTCGTCCGCATCACCACCCAGGGACTGCGCCAGGTCGACGCGGCGGCGATGGAGTCCTCCGACTCCCTCGGCGCCACGAGCTGGCAGCAGCTGCGCCAGGTCCAACTCCCGCTCGCCCGCCCGGCGTTGCTGCTCGCCGTCAACCAGGGCGTGGTCCTGGTCCTCGCCGTCGTCATCATCGGCGGCCTGGTCGGCGGTGGCGCCCTCGGCTACGACGTCGTCTTCGGCCTCGCCCAGGGCGACCTCGCGACCGGTCTGGTGGCCGGTGCCGCGATCGTCTGCCTCGGCCTGATGCTCGACCGGGTGACCCAGCCGACGGAACGCCGTACGAAGAAGGGAGCGTGACATGCGCGTACGTACCACCGCTGCCGTGGCCTCACTGGTGCTCCTGACCGGCTGCGGCGCCGCCGACATGACCAAACAGGCCTCGCCGTTCGCCAACGCCCAGGGCTCGAAGACGGTGACCCTCTCCGTCCAGTCCTGGGTCGGCGCCCAGGCCAACGTGGCCGTCGCCCAGTACCTCCTGGAGCACGAGCTCGGCTACCGCGTCGACACCGTGCAGGTCGACGAGGTCCCCGCCTGGGACGCGCTCAGCCAGGGCCGGGTCGACGCGATCCTGGAGGACTGGGGCCACCCCGAACAGGAACAGCGCTACGTCGACGACAAGAAGACCATCACGCGCGGCGGCGAACTCGGCGTGACCGGGCACATCGGCTGGTACGTCCCCACGTACTTCGCCAAGCAGCACCCGGACGTCACCAACTGGAAGAACCTCGACAAGTACGCCGACCTCATGCGCACCGCGGAGAGCGGCGGCAAGGGCCAGCTCATGGACGGCTCCCCGTCGTACGTCACCAACGACAAGGCGCTCGTGGCGAACCTGGACCTGGACTACCAGGTCGTCTTCGCCGGCTCCGAGGCCGCCCAGATCACCCAGATCAGGCAGTTCGCCAAGGAGAAGAAGCCCTTCCTCACCTACTGGTACGCGCCGCAGTGGCTGTTCAAGAAGGTCCCCATGACCGAGGTGAAGCTCCCCGCCTACAAGGAGGGCTGCGACGCCGACCCGGCGAAGGTCGCCTGCGCCTATCCGCACACCCCGCTGGAGAAGTACCTCAACTCCGACTTCGCCCGCTCCGGCGGGAAGGCAGCGGCCTTCCTGAAGAAGTTCCGGTGGACGACCGAGGACCAGAACGAGGTCGCCCTGATGATCGCCGACCAGAAGCTGACGCCGGAGCAGGCGGCGAAGAAGTGGGTCGAGGGCCATGAGTCGACGTGGCGGACGTGGCTGTCCTGACCCCTCCTGGCTGCTGGATCAGCCCATTTCCTGGACGAGCTCATGGAGGATCGCGGCCGCCCGCCGCTGCAACCCCGGCCCGAACGTGACCCGCGTGGCCCCGAGTTCGCCGAGTTCGGCGGGCGAGGGGCCCGTGCCGACCTTCGCGAACACGTTCACCGGCCCGTGGATCCCGGACCGCAGCAGCGGCAGTACATCCGCCGGGGCGGTGATCGGATACACGCAGTCGGCGCCCGCTGCCGTGTACAACGCGGCCCGCTCGATGGCCTGTTCGGGATCGCCGTCGCCGTGCAGGAAGGTGTCGATACGGGCGTTGACGAAGAGCTCGCCCCCGGCCGCGTAGCGCACCTCGGCGAGCCACTCGGCATGCTGGTGCGGGTCCTTGAGGACACCCCCGTTGGAGTCCTCAAGGTTGCAGCCCACGGCACCCGCCTCCAGCAGCCGCTCGACCAGCTCCTTGGGAGCCAGCCCGTACCCGTCCTCGACGTCCGCCGACACCGGTACGTCCACGGCCCGGGTGATCCGCGTGACCGCCGCGAACATCTCGTCGGCCGGGGTCTGCCCGTCCTCATGGCCCAGCGAGGCGGCGACCCCCGCGCTGGGCGTCGCGAGCGCCGGGTAGCCGGCCTCGGCGAACACCCGGGCGCTGGCGGCGTCCCACGGCCCCGGGAGCACGAGCGGATCGTCGGCGGCCCGGCGCCGATGGAGCCGACGGAAGATCTCGACCTTGCTCATGACGGGTGCCCCTCCGACGCTCATGGTGTGTGACCTCCCGGCGGGACGCGTCGGCTCACCATCACCCGGTTCCAGTTGTTGATGGCGACGACCAGCCCGATCAGATGGGCGAGTTCCGTGTCGTCGAAGTGCTTGGGGGCGCTCTCGTACACCGCGTCCGGCACGAACCCTCCCCCAGAGCCGAAAGCCTGGGAGGTGCCCCCGGTGAGGACGGTCATCGCCTCCGTCAGCGCGAGCGCCGCCCGCTCCCGCTCGTCGAAGACCCCCTCGGCCTCCTCCCAGGCGGCCAGCAGATCCAACTGCCGCTCCGGCACCCCGTGTTCGCGGGCGATGCGCAGATGCATGTCGAGGCAGAACGCGCAGTGGTTGAGCTGCGAGGCCCGGATCACGACGAGTTCGGCGAGCGCGGGGTCCCCGAGGCCTCTCTTCGCGGCGGCGCTGAGCGTGGACATGGCCTGCGCGACCGACGTGTCCAACAGCCGCGTACGCGCCGTCACTTGTGGCCCGGCTGGTAGTGCCCGGGCACGAGCCGGCAGGTCACCCCGAACCGGTTCCACGCGTTGATCACCGTGATCGCCGCGATCAGCTGCGCCAGCTCGGCGTCCTCGAAGTGCGCCGCCGCCCGCTCGTACACCGCGTCCGGCACGAACCCGTCGGTCAGCACCGTCACGGCCTCCGTCAGCGCCAGCGCCGCCAGCTCCCGCTCGGTGTAGAAGTGCTCCGACTCCTCCCACGCGCTGAGCTGCACGATCCGCTCCACGCTCTCGCCCGCCGCCAGCGCGTCCTTGCTGTGCATGTCGACGCAGAGCGCGCAATGGTTGATCTGCGAGGCGCGGACCTTCACCAGCTCCAGCAGCTTCGGGTCGAGGCCCTTCCGGGCGGCGGCGTCGAGCCGGATCATCGCCTTGAAGACCTCGGGCGCCTGCTCGGCCCAGGCGAGGCGCGGGGTGTGCTCGGGGGCGTAGCCCACGGTGGCGTGGCCGGTGCGGTCGGTGGGTGTCCTGTCGTCGGTGTGCGTCGTCATGTCCTCGACCCTAGATTCCAGGCAGCCCACCGGTATGGTCCATTCCCATGGCGAAATCATGGGCCACTTTGGGCGTCGACCTCCATCTGGAACCCGCCGGTCCACACCTGCGCCGGGGCCTGACCGACGCCCTGCGCGAGGCGGTCCGCACCGGCCGCCTGGCCCCGGGCACCCGGCTGCCCTCCTCCCGCAGCCTCGCCACCGACCTGGGCATCGCCCGCAACACGGTCGCCGACGCCTACGCCGACCTGGTCGCCGAAGGCTGGCTCACCGCCCGGCAGGGCTCGGGCACGAGGGTCGCGGAAGGCACGGCGACGCCCCCGCCCTCGCCCACGGGCGGCCCGGGCCCCCGCGCCCCGCACCGCC includes:
- a CDS encoding ABC transporter permease; amino-acid sequence: MAAITAFSPRTVPTVLKHRAVHKLGLLALAAAVLVPLANARWAGGAWPDALTVDLTKPLTNASTWIVDNRDTHPLFLYFFGHVSNAIVLCVRAVYLVLLAAGWAGVTALSALVAWRVAGLRLALGTVAAFLTCGWLGMWVPTMQTLALMAVAVAASVVVGALLGLAGGLSDRLNRALRPVLDTMQVLPAYAYLLPVVLVFGMGVPAAVLATVVYAAPPMARLTALGLRGADKEVLEAVRSLGATARQGLLTARIPLARKELLLGLNQTIMMALSMAVIASVIGAGGLGDRVYQALASVDVGAALAAGIPIVLLAVVLDRVTGAAGNGSPSAEPRRTGWLYALVAALAIAVAGRLMGRLDWPDAWTVRIAEPVNRAVDWMTDHLYSGVPVVGGTADWAAHFTTWVLNPLRDGLTWLPWWSVLLVVAALAWLIGTWQTALTAVLAMAAIGVLGVWTPALDTLSQVLAAVAVTLVIGFATGIAAARSDRLERALRPVLDVFQTMPQFVYLIPVVALFGVGRAPAVAAAVVYALPAVVRITTQGLRQVDAAAMESSDSLGATSWQQLRQVQLPLARPALLLAVNQGVVLVLAVVIIGGLVGGGALGYDVVFGLAQGDLATGLVAGAAIVCLGLMLDRVTQPTERRTKKGA
- a CDS encoding ABC transporter substrate-binding protein; amino-acid sequence: MRVRTTAAVASLVLLTGCGAADMTKQASPFANAQGSKTVTLSVQSWVGAQANVAVAQYLLEHELGYRVDTVQVDEVPAWDALSQGRVDAILEDWGHPEQEQRYVDDKKTITRGGELGVTGHIGWYVPTYFAKQHPDVTNWKNLDKYADLMRTAESGGKGQLMDGSPSYVTNDKALVANLDLDYQVVFAGSEAAQITQIRQFAKEKKPFLTYWYAPQWLFKKVPMTEVKLPAYKEGCDADPAKVACAYPHTPLEKYLNSDFARSGGKAAAFLKKFRWTTEDQNEVALMIADQKLTPEQAAKKWVEGHESTWRTWLS
- a CDS encoding isocitrate lyase/PEP mutase family protein, giving the protein MSKVEIFRRLHRRRAADDPLVLPGPWDAASARVFAEAGYPALATPSAGVAASLGHEDGQTPADEMFAAVTRITRAVDVPVSADVEDGYGLAPKELVERLLEAGAVGCNLEDSNGGVLKDPHQHAEWLAEVRYAAGGELFVNARIDTFLHGDGDPEQAIERAALYTAAGADCVYPITAPADVLPLLRSGIHGPVNVFAKVGTGPSPAELGELGATRVTFGPGLQRRAAAILHELVQEMG
- a CDS encoding carboxymuconolactone decarboxylase family protein; amino-acid sequence: MTARTRLLDTSVAQAMSTLSAAAKRGLGDPALAELVVIRASQLNHCAFCLDMHLRIAREHGVPERQLDLLAAWEEAEGVFDERERAALALTEAMTVLTGGTSQAFGSGGGFVPDAVYESAPKHFDDTELAHLIGLVVAINNWNRVMVSRRVPPGGHTP
- a CDS encoding carboxymuconolactone decarboxylase family protein, which encodes MTTHTDDRTPTDRTGHATVGYAPEHTPRLAWAEQAPEVFKAMIRLDAAARKGLDPKLLELVKVRASQINHCALCVDMHSKDALAAGESVERIVQLSAWEESEHFYTERELAALALTEAVTVLTDGFVPDAVYERAAAHFEDAELAQLIAAITVINAWNRFGVTCRLVPGHYQPGHK